A section of the Malus sylvestris chromosome 17, drMalSylv7.2, whole genome shotgun sequence genome encodes:
- the LOC126609972 gene encoding pentatricopeptide repeat-containing protein At1g80880, mitochondrial, protein MALPAIARRLRSKHSQLFLSHTLLPSISYSPSPPCSSQPLLRDLCQTFHRTLLVLPQTPRHFCSLQPFSAQTLNEPLGFNGQRFNTDHPRDSRFTQFLELLKRAADFASEAEAMAFLDESGIEVDRETVLLVIWELREDWKSAFLAFQWGEKWGCCNEEACSLMVWILGSHKKFSTAWCLIRDLHRALMDTRRAMLIMIDRYASANDPCKAIKTFQVMDKFRLTPDQEAFHILLNALCKYGNIEEAEEFMLVNKKLFPLETESFNIILNGWCNISVDVFEAKRVWREMSKCCVTPDATSYTHLISCFSKVGKLFDSLRLYDEMKKRGWIPGISVYNSLIYVLTCENCFKEALKILDKLKEEGLQADATTYNSMICPLCESEKLEEARQMLSAMIANNLSPTTETYNAFLQSTGLEGTLEILNRMKKASLGPSSSTFLMILGKFFRLEQPEMALKIWTEMKQYGVVPDSAHYTVMVQGLAACRLLIKAKEIFSEMKTNGFVEDPKLKRLLEVPGSRVKGKRRRIPVKQATKVNQKQGSTKRWNSLRKSRKKKASIK, encoded by the exons ATGGCACTTCCCGCCATCGCAAGAAGACTGCGAAGCAAACATTCCCAGCTCTTCCTATCACACACCCTACTCCCATCCATTTCTTACTCACCGTCTCCGCCTTGTTCCTCACAACCTCTCCTCCGCGATCTCTGTCAGACATTTCATCGAACACTTCTCGTGCTCCCTCAAACCCCTCGCCATTTCTGTTCTCTCCAACCCTTCTCAGCCCAAACCCTCAACGAACCCTTGGGCTTCAATGGCCAACGATTCAACACAGACCATCCCCGCGACTCgcgtttcacccaatttctcgAATTGCTCAAACGCGCCGCCGATTTTGCCTCAGAAGCCGAGGCCATGGCTTTTCTCGACGAGTCGGGCATCGAGGTGGATCGAGAAACGGTGCTTTTGGTGATTTGGGAGTTGAGAGAAGATTGGAAGTCGGCGTTTTTGGCTTTCCAATGGGGTGAGAAGTGGGGCTGTTGCAACGAAGAGGCTTGTAGTCTGATGGTATGGATTCTGGGGAGTCACAAAAAGTTCAGTACTGCTTGGTGTTTGATACGAGACTTGCATCGGGCTTTGATGGATACGCGGCGTGCAATGCTTATTATGATTGATAG ATATGCATCTGCGAATGATCCGTGTAAGGCCATTAAGACATTCCAGGTAATGGACAAGTTCAGGTTGACTCCTGATCAAGAAGCATTCCACATCCTCTTGAATGCTCTCTGTAAATATGGAAACATCGAAGAAGCTGAAGAGTTCATGCTTGTAAATAAGAAGCTTTTCCCACTGGAGACCGAGAGCTTTAACATTATTCTGAATGGGTGGTGTAACATATCTGTTGATGTATTTGAAGCCAAGAGAGTTTGGAGAGAAATGTCAAAATGTTGTGTTACACCAGATGCAACTTCTTATACGCACTTGATCTCCTGCTTCTCAAAGGTTGGGAAACTATTTGACTCCCTTAGGCTCTATGATGAAATGAAGAAGAGGGGTTGGATCCCTGGGATCAGCGTTTATAACTCATTAATTTATGTTCTAACTTGTGAAAATTGTTTTAAAGAAGCTCTCAAAATATTGGACAAATTGAAAGAAGAGGGTTTGCAGGCAGATGCTACCACGTATAACTCAATGATATGTCCTTTATGTGAATCAGAAAAGCTAGAGGAGGCGAGGCAGATGTTGAGCGCTATGATTGCTAATAATCTCAGCCCGACCACTGAGACTTACAATGCGTTTCTCCAGAGCACAGGTTTAGAGGGAACTCTTGAAATTCTTAATCGGATGAAGAAAGCTAGTTTAGGTCCCAGTAGCAGTACCTTTCTTATGATTCTTGGAAAGTTCTTCAGATTAGAGCAACCTGAAATGGCATTGAAGATTTGGACGGAAATGAAGCAGTATGGAGTAGTGCCTGATTCTGCACATTACACAGTAATGGTACAAGGGCTGGCAGCTTGTCGGTTGTTAATTAAGGCCAAGGAAATATTTTCTGAGATGAAGACTAACGGATTTGTAGAAGATCCAAAGCTTAAGAGGCTTTTGGAGGTGCCAGGTAGTCGTGTTAAAGGAAAACGGAGACGGATACCAGTCAAGCAAGCAACAAAGGTTAATCAAAAGCAAGGTAGTACAAAGAGATGGAATAGTCTACGcaaatcaagaaagaaaaaggcatcaattaaatag
- the LOC126609966 gene encoding probable disease resistance protein At5g63020 isoform X1: MGNCCSVTLQLTCDDLISRCLDCTFGRAAYLCSTEKNLKSLTNALEELKALKNDVDRAEAQEQRRLDQVQLWMSRVKDIQVEVVELLADKDPELQKLCAGGCCSSSCKSSYEYGKKVNEKWKEVDDLILKGRTFNVAAREAPPPEMRQTEQTVGMESMIVELWKELEEPEVGIVGLYGMGGVGKTTLLDQIYNKYLDTPNDFDFIIWIPISRNHRIEKIQNEIGRKIGIFSDKWENKEERQKAGEILRALRRQKFVLLLDDVWEQVDLKRVGIPFPGETNWSKLIFTTRVEEVCSKMGGRKKRVKCLEEEEAWELFRKNVNDAEDVLSLDPEIPVLAKTVARKCAGLPLALKIIGRAMSCKKTAREWKDAIDVLRRSASKFEGMEKEVLHLLKLSYDNLFSDEVKACFLYCALFPEDFAIHKDELVYKWMGEEILKEYADVDGALNKGYTIIGTLVRSCLLEDIRGHVKMHDVIRDMALWLACELEETRDNFMVQAGHLLKEIPNVEKWEGVKKMSLMANDIENLDTIPSCPNLHTLFLSNNRLKMVAQNFFNSMSTLRVLDLSKNKDLVQLPSGISKLVSLLYLDLSETCIAALPIELKALVKLIYLNLEHTSELDMIPQNLLSSFSKLRVLRLYNSGTCKSMLGDNAHLESELQGLKHLDMLTFTIQTDLISERFFTSNKLLSCTRFLCLDGLSFLDISPLAYMKRAYSLTINSCDRLEYNLNVLSQSSFKYLEAVDVRDCPKLSDLTWLVLAPDLKTLSIRSCSNMTEIIQLEKLGEIAQVGEMNQFSKLDELILVSLPQLESIYGNKTLPFLYLKRIEARGCQNLKKLPLNLSSVPKRDLVITGEEEWWNMLGWENEAVEKAFLPCFRPYK, translated from the coding sequence ATGGGAAATTGCTGCTCAGTCACTCTGCAATTGACATGCGACGACCTCATCAGTCGCTGCCTGGACTGCACCTTCGGACGAGCAGCCTACCTTTGTTCCAcggaaaaaaatctcaaatctcTCACAAACGCGTTGGAAGAATTGAAAGCGCTGAAGAACGACGTCGACAGGGCCGAGGCACAAGAACAGAGGAGGTTAGACCAAGTCCAGTTGTGGATGTCGAGGGTTAAAGATATCCAAGTGGAAGtcgtcgaattgttggcagacAAAGATCCGGAGCTTCAGAAGTTATGTGCAGGAGGATGCTGCTCGAGTAGCTGCAAATCAAGCTACGAATACGGGAAAAAGGTGAACGAGAAGTGGAAGGAAGTCGATGATTTGATATTGAAGGGAAGGACTTTCAATGTGGCGGCCAGGGAGGCTCCGCCACCAGAGATGCGACAGACGGAGCAGACTGTGGGGATGGAGTCCATGATTGTTGAGCTATGGAAGGAACTTGAGGAGCCAGAAGTGGGAATTGTTGGGTTGTACGGAATGGGAGGGGTGGGGAAAACTACACTGCTTGATCAGATCTACAACAAGTACCTCGACACCCCGAATGACTTCGATTTCATAATCTGGATTCCGATTTCAAGAAATCACAGGATTGAGAAAATTCAGAACGAGATTGGGAGGAAAATCGGGATTTTCAGTGACAAATGGGAGAACAAAGAGGAGCGGCAAAAAGCTGGGGAGATCCTCAGGGCATTGCGGAGACAGAAGTTTGTGTTGCTTTTGGACGATGTGTGGGAGCAGGTAGATCTGAAGAGGGTTGGAATTCCATTCCCCGGTGAAACAAACTGGTCGAAACTGATATTCACTACTCGCGTCGAGGAAGTGTGCAGCAAAATGGGTGGTCGCAAGAAAAGAGTCAAGTgtttggaggaggaagaagcaTGGGAATTGTTTAGGAAGAATGTTAACGACGCGGAAGATGTGCTTTCTCTTGATCCCGAAATCCCTGTCCTGGCTAAGACTGTGGCAAGAAAGTGCGCCGGTTTGCCTCTTGCTCTGAAAATAATTGGCAGGGCAATGTCTTGCAAGAAGACAGCAAGAGAATGGAAAGATGCAATTGATGTTTTGAGGAGATCGGCTTCAAAATTTGAAGGTATGGAAAAAGAAGTTCTCCATCTTCTTAAGCTTAGCTACGACAATTTATTTAGCGACGAAGTCAAGGCTTGTTTCTTGTATTGTGCGTTATTTCCGGAAGATTTTGCTATTCATAAAGATGAGTTGGTATACAAATGGATGGGTGAGGAAATATTGAAAGAGTATGCTGATGTAGATGGAGCTCTAAACAAGGGTTACACTATCATCGGTACTCTTGTTCGTTCTTGTCTGTTGGAAGATATAAGAGGCCATGTAAAAATGCATGATGTGATTCGTGATATGGCGTTGTGGTTAGCTTGTGAACTCGAAGAAACAAGAGACAATTTTATGGTTCAAGCTGGCCATCTTTTGAAGGAAATACCGAATGTTGAAAAATGGGAGGGTGTGAAAAAAATGTCATTGATGGCCAATGACATTGAAAATCTCGACACAATACCTTCATGCCCCAATCTACATACCTTGTTTCTCAGTAATAATCGTTTGAAGATGGTCGCTCAAAATTTCTTCAATTCTATGTCCACCCTACGAGTTTTGGActtgtccaagaacaaggatTTAGTCCAGTTGCCATCAGGAATATCGAAATTGGTTTCGTTACTATATCTTGATCTTTCAGAGACATGCATAGCAGCGcttccaattgagttaaaggcATTGGTGAAGCTAATATATCTGAACTTGGAGCATACCAGTGAACTTGATATGATTCCGCAGAATTTACTGTCTAGCTTTTCGAAACTCAGAGTTTTGAGACTATATAATAGCGGTACTTGTAAAAGCATGCTTGGGGATAATGCGCACCTGGAAAGTGAATTGCAAGGTTTGAAGCACTTGGATATGCTAACCTTTACCATACAAACTGATCTTATTTCCGAAAGGTTTTTCACCTCCAACAAGCTACTGAGCTGCACTCGTTTTCTATGCCTTGACGGTTTAAGCTTTCTTGATATATCACCGTTGGCGTATATGAAACGTGCATATTCTCTTACTATTAACAGTTGTGATCGTCTGGAGTACAACTTAAATGTTTTAAGCCAAAGTTCCTTCAAATACCTTGAAGCTGTGGATGTACGTGATTGCCCCAAATTGTCGGACTTGACATGGCTCGTCCTTGCTCCAGATCTCAAGACATTATCCATACGCTCATGCTCCAACATGACAGAAATAATCCAACTTGAAAAATTGGGTGAAATTGCCCAAGTAGGTGAGATGaatcaattttcaaagcttGATGAATTGATATTGGTAAGTCTACCGCAGTTGGAGAGCATATACGGAAACAAAACCTTGCCCTTTCTGTATCTGAAGAGAATCGAAGCCCGTGGCTGTCAAAATTTAAAGAAGCTTCCCCTCAACCTTAGCAGCGTCCCGAAGCGTGATCTTGTCATCACTGGAGAAGAAGAATGGTGGAATATGCTCGGTTGGGAGAATGAAGCTGTTGAGAAGGCTTTCCTCCCTTGTTTCAGACCATACAAGTAA
- the LOC126609966 gene encoding probable disease resistance protein At5g63020 isoform X3: MGNCCSVTLQLTCDDLISRCLDCTFGRAAYLCSTEKNLKSLTNALEELKALKNDVDRAEAQEQRRLDQVQLWMSRVKDIQVEVVELLADKDPELQKLCAGGCCSSSCKSSYEYGKKVNEKWKEVDDLILKGRTFNVAAREAPPPEMRQTEQTVGMESMIVELWKELEEPEVGIVGLYGMGGVGKTTLLDQIYNKYLDTPNDFDFIIWIPISRNHRIEKIQNEIGRKIGIFSDKWENKEERQKAGEILRALRRQKFVLLLDDVWEQVDLKRVGIPFPGETNWSKLIFTTRVEEVCSKMGGRKKRVKCLEEEEAWELFRKNVNDAEDVLSLDPEIPVLAKTVARKCAGLPLALKIIGRAMSCKKTAREWKDAIDVLRRSASKFEGMEKEVLHLLKLSYDNLFSDEVKACFLYCALFPEDFAIHKDELVYKWMGEEILKEYADVDGALNKGYTIIGTLVRSCLLEDIRGHVKMHDVIRDMALWLACELEETRDNFMVQAGHLLKEIPNVEKWEGVKKMSLMANDIENLDTIPSCPNLHTLFLSNNRLKMVAQNFFNSMSTLRVLDLSKNKDLVQLPSGISKLVSLLYLDLSETCIAALPIELKALVKLIYLNLEHTSELDMIPQNLLSSFSKLRVLRLYNSGTCKSMLGDNAHLESELQGLKHLDMLTFTIQTDLISERFFTSNKLLSCTRFLCLDGLSFLDISPLAYMKRAYSLTINSCDRLEYNLNVLSQSSFKYLEAVDVRDCPKLSDLTWLVLAPDLKTLSIRSCSNMTEIIQLEKLGEIAQVGEMNQFSKLDELILVSLPQLESIYGNKTLPFLYLKRIEARGCQNLKKLPLNLPKRDLVITGEEE, encoded by the coding sequence ATGGGAAATTGCTGCTCAGTCACTCTGCAATTGACATGCGACGACCTCATCAGTCGCTGCCTGGACTGCACCTTCGGACGAGCAGCCTACCTTTGTTCCAcggaaaaaaatctcaaatctcTCACAAACGCGTTGGAAGAATTGAAAGCGCTGAAGAACGACGTCGACAGGGCCGAGGCACAAGAACAGAGGAGGTTAGACCAAGTCCAGTTGTGGATGTCGAGGGTTAAAGATATCCAAGTGGAAGtcgtcgaattgttggcagacAAAGATCCGGAGCTTCAGAAGTTATGTGCAGGAGGATGCTGCTCGAGTAGCTGCAAATCAAGCTACGAATACGGGAAAAAGGTGAACGAGAAGTGGAAGGAAGTCGATGATTTGATATTGAAGGGAAGGACTTTCAATGTGGCGGCCAGGGAGGCTCCGCCACCAGAGATGCGACAGACGGAGCAGACTGTGGGGATGGAGTCCATGATTGTTGAGCTATGGAAGGAACTTGAGGAGCCAGAAGTGGGAATTGTTGGGTTGTACGGAATGGGAGGGGTGGGGAAAACTACACTGCTTGATCAGATCTACAACAAGTACCTCGACACCCCGAATGACTTCGATTTCATAATCTGGATTCCGATTTCAAGAAATCACAGGATTGAGAAAATTCAGAACGAGATTGGGAGGAAAATCGGGATTTTCAGTGACAAATGGGAGAACAAAGAGGAGCGGCAAAAAGCTGGGGAGATCCTCAGGGCATTGCGGAGACAGAAGTTTGTGTTGCTTTTGGACGATGTGTGGGAGCAGGTAGATCTGAAGAGGGTTGGAATTCCATTCCCCGGTGAAACAAACTGGTCGAAACTGATATTCACTACTCGCGTCGAGGAAGTGTGCAGCAAAATGGGTGGTCGCAAGAAAAGAGTCAAGTgtttggaggaggaagaagcaTGGGAATTGTTTAGGAAGAATGTTAACGACGCGGAAGATGTGCTTTCTCTTGATCCCGAAATCCCTGTCCTGGCTAAGACTGTGGCAAGAAAGTGCGCCGGTTTGCCTCTTGCTCTGAAAATAATTGGCAGGGCAATGTCTTGCAAGAAGACAGCAAGAGAATGGAAAGATGCAATTGATGTTTTGAGGAGATCGGCTTCAAAATTTGAAGGTATGGAAAAAGAAGTTCTCCATCTTCTTAAGCTTAGCTACGACAATTTATTTAGCGACGAAGTCAAGGCTTGTTTCTTGTATTGTGCGTTATTTCCGGAAGATTTTGCTATTCATAAAGATGAGTTGGTATACAAATGGATGGGTGAGGAAATATTGAAAGAGTATGCTGATGTAGATGGAGCTCTAAACAAGGGTTACACTATCATCGGTACTCTTGTTCGTTCTTGTCTGTTGGAAGATATAAGAGGCCATGTAAAAATGCATGATGTGATTCGTGATATGGCGTTGTGGTTAGCTTGTGAACTCGAAGAAACAAGAGACAATTTTATGGTTCAAGCTGGCCATCTTTTGAAGGAAATACCGAATGTTGAAAAATGGGAGGGTGTGAAAAAAATGTCATTGATGGCCAATGACATTGAAAATCTCGACACAATACCTTCATGCCCCAATCTACATACCTTGTTTCTCAGTAATAATCGTTTGAAGATGGTCGCTCAAAATTTCTTCAATTCTATGTCCACCCTACGAGTTTTGGActtgtccaagaacaaggatTTAGTCCAGTTGCCATCAGGAATATCGAAATTGGTTTCGTTACTATATCTTGATCTTTCAGAGACATGCATAGCAGCGcttccaattgagttaaaggcATTGGTGAAGCTAATATATCTGAACTTGGAGCATACCAGTGAACTTGATATGATTCCGCAGAATTTACTGTCTAGCTTTTCGAAACTCAGAGTTTTGAGACTATATAATAGCGGTACTTGTAAAAGCATGCTTGGGGATAATGCGCACCTGGAAAGTGAATTGCAAGGTTTGAAGCACTTGGATATGCTAACCTTTACCATACAAACTGATCTTATTTCCGAAAGGTTTTTCACCTCCAACAAGCTACTGAGCTGCACTCGTTTTCTATGCCTTGACGGTTTAAGCTTTCTTGATATATCACCGTTGGCGTATATGAAACGTGCATATTCTCTTACTATTAACAGTTGTGATCGTCTGGAGTACAACTTAAATGTTTTAAGCCAAAGTTCCTTCAAATACCTTGAAGCTGTGGATGTACGTGATTGCCCCAAATTGTCGGACTTGACATGGCTCGTCCTTGCTCCAGATCTCAAGACATTATCCATACGCTCATGCTCCAACATGACAGAAATAATCCAACTTGAAAAATTGGGTGAAATTGCCCAAGTAGGTGAGATGaatcaattttcaaagcttGATGAATTGATATTGGTAAGTCTACCGCAGTTGGAGAGCATATACGGAAACAAAAC
- the LOC126609986 gene encoding lamin-like protein yields MSKSSSNTKFHDHILLLVFIISGLAVLTPILATDHIVGANRGWNPGQNYTLWANNHTFYVGDLISFRYQKNQYNVFEVNQTGYDNCTLDGAVGNWSSGKDFIPLNQAKRYYFICGNGQCYSGMKVSVLVHPLPSPPTAPVSAHNSSSDAAVLVVPQQGFRALVVSLAMLCLGFGWV; encoded by the exons ATGTCCAAGTCCTCATCCAACACCAAATTCCACGACCACATCTTGCTTCTCGTTTTCATCATCTCGGGGCTTGCAGTGCTCACTCCAATCCTTGCCACTGACCACATTGTTGGAGCCAACCGTGGCTGGAATCCTGGCCAAAACTACACCCTCTGGGCCAACAACCATACTTTCTATGTTGGGGACCTTATCT CGTTTAGGTACCAAAAGAACCAGTACAATGTGTTTGAAGTGAACCAAACAGGGTATGACAACTGCACCTTGGATGGTGCAGTTGGGAACTGGAGCAGTGGCAAAGACTTCATCCCCCTCAATCAGGCGAAGAGGTATTACTTCATTTGTGGCAATGGCCAGTGCTACAGTGGCATGAAGGTCTCTGTCCTTGTCCATCCTCTGCCTTCCCCCCCAACGGCCCCCGTCAGTGCTCATAACTCTTCATCAGATGCTGCTGTCCTGGTGGTTCCTCAACAGGGATTTCGGGCCTTGGTGGTTTCCTTGGCAATGCTGTGCTTGGGATTTGGATGGGTGTAG
- the LOC126609980 gene encoding serine/threonine-protein kinase ZRK7-like codes for MLSRFRNNKYNREKKGCFLKNGAAMLEQLIHSFDGSCNPIRMHSERDLNKATNDYGWDGMIHRDWNSRLYKGVHEERQILVKKFEADSSSYMDPLELIANEVAIASNMSKHKNVLKLLGCCLETELPTLIYEFPTKGNLSHHIYGDGESLAWPIRLKIAIEVAGAVAYLHYGMPKMIIHRDIKTGHIFLDQDYVAKLSEFRTSVPIPFGKTHVDVEVITGTQGCLPPEYAISGRTSEKSDVHSFGVLLCEIFAGKRWGGLLDWYMENDNNAASSSYNDHQFTMLANLCKTYLEAKVLEEENKKQVVECAKLIGRCLKTNPDERPIMTEVAQSLRVIKNL; via the coding sequence ATGCTATCAAGATTCAGAAACAACAAATACAACAGGGAAAAGAAGGGCTGCTTCTTGAAGAATGGAGCCGCTATGTTGGAACAGCTCATACATTCTTTCGATGGAAGTTGTAATCCGATTCGGATGCACTCCGAACGAGACCTCAACAAGGCAACGAATGACTACGGCTGGGATGGAATGATACATAGGGATTGGAATTCTCGACTTTACAAAGGAGTCCACGAAGAACGCCAGATTTTGGTTAAGAAGTTCGAAGCAGACTCAAGTAGTTACATGGATCCTCTGGAATTGATTGCGAATGAAGTAGCAATTGCCTCGAACATGAGCAAGCACAAGAACGTTTTGAAGCTGTTGGGTTGCTGCCTTGAGACCGAGCTGCCTACACTAATTTATGAATTCCCAACAAAAGGTAATCTCTCCCACCACATCTATGGAGATGGTGAATCGCTAGCGTGGCCGATCAGGTTAAAGATTGCAATTGAAGTAGCAGGTGCAGTTGCTTATCTCCACTACGGCATGCCGAAGATGATCATCCATCGAGATATAAAGACGGGACATATCTTCTTAGACCAAGACTATGTCGCCAAGCTGTCCGAGTTCCGAACCTCAGTACCAATTCCTTTTGGTAAAACTCATGTAGATGTTGAAGTGATTACCGGAACTCAAGGGTGCCTGCCTCCTGAATATGCTATATCCGGACGTACTTCAGAAAAGAGCGATGTCCACAGCTTTGGAGTTCTATTATGTGAGATCTTTGCAGGAAAGAGATGGGGTGGTTTACTAGATTGGTATATGGAGAACGATAACAACGCCGCTTCAAGCTCATATAACGATCACCAGTTTACGATGTTAGCAAATCTTTGCAAAACCTATTTAGAGGCCAAGGTattggaagaagaaaacaagaagCAAGTAGTGGAATGTGCCAAGCTCATAGGGAGGTGTCTCAAAACAAATCCGGACGAGAGGCCGATCATGACGGAGGTAGCACAATCACTCAGAGTGATAAAAAACTTATGA